In Tripterygium wilfordii isolate XIE 37 chromosome 23, ASM1340144v1, whole genome shotgun sequence, one genomic interval encodes:
- the LOC119993017 gene encoding HBS1-like protein isoform X5, translating to MPRKVSYGVDYDDDEYGDFDDYDDDDFEVEQTGQHGSKQEKRTSGLWRCSICTYDNEESLYACDICGVLRNPLLNIDSNGDKGSAPFMFDVPSIDDLVSDGLNRSKTGSKASFLNSKSSAVSSGVAEKNGAVALQSNIKKSDKSSVVNRKDNVVGESSSTYGVVNKQSSEKSLDGSSLLVPKSKRDVLNDSNYSISGGEPHDLINNLSNVSLNNKSGKSNKVDPGKANSRVHYQPEKWMLLSKAQDDLTQLNLAIVGHVDSGKSTLSGRLLHLLGRITQKQMHKYEKDSQLQGKGSFAYAWALDESTEERERGITMTVAVAYFDTKTYHVVVLDSPGHKDFVPNMISGATQADAAILVIDASFGAFEAGMDGTKGQTREHAQLIRSFGIDQVIVAVNKMDAVDYSKERFDLIKLQLGAFLHSCNFKESSLTWMPLSAMENQNLVAAPSEVRLLSWYRGPCLLDAIDFLQPPSRDLSKPLLMPICDVIKLPTMGQVSACGKLEAGALRSGSKVLVMPSGIVGTVRSLERDSQVCGVARAGDNVAVSLQGIDGGHVMAGGVLCHPDFPVAVARHLELKILVLDVVTPILIGTQLEFHIHHAKDAARVTRILSLLDPKTGKARKKGPRCLLAKQNAIIEVILNEPVCVQEFSNCRALGRVSLRALGRTVALGIVTRIVEEQE from the exons TGATGACTTTGAAGTAGAACAAACTG GGCAACATGGATCTAAGCAGGAAAAGAGAACTTCTGGGCTATGGCGTTGCTCAATTTGCACCTATGATAATGAGGAGAGCTTGTATGCATGTGATATCTGTGGGGTTCTTCGTAATCCTTTGTTAAACATTGACAGCAACGGTGATAAAGGATCAG CTCCCTTCATGTTTGACGTTCCATCAATAGATGATTTGGTTTCTGATGGATTGAATCGCTCCAAAACAGGTTCAAAAG CCAGCTTTCTTAACTCGAAATCATCGGCGGTTTCCTCAGGTGTCGCTGAGAAGAATGGTGCAGTAGCACTgcaatcaaatatcaaaaagtCAGATAAGTCTTCTGTGGTGAACAGGAAAGATAATGTTGTGGGTGAGAGCAGTTCTACTTATGGTGTAGTTAATAAACAGTCAAGTGAAAAATCATTAGACGGGTCATCTTTATTGGTTCCCAAGAGCAAGCGTGATGTTCTGAATGACAGCAATTATTCAATCAGTGGGGGTGAGCCACATGATCTTATCAATAATCTGAGCAATGTATCTTTGAATAATAAATCTGGAAAGTCAAATAAAGTTGATCCTGGAAAAGCCAACTCACGTGTGCATTATCAACCTGAAAAATGGATGCTCCTGAGCAAAGCACAAGACGATTTAACTCAACTGAATCTTGCAATT GTTGGCCATGTTGATTCTGGAAAATCAACACTTTCAGGTAGGCTGCTACATCTTCTGGGAAGAATAACTCAAAAACAAATGCACAAGTATGAAAAAGATTCCCAATTGCAG GGTAAAGGGTCCTTTGCTTATGCTTGGGCATTGGATGAGAGCactgaagaaagagagaggggaaTAACTATGACGGTGGCCGTTGCTTACTTTGATACAAAAACATATCATGTTGTTGTGCTTGATTCTCCTGGCCACAAGGATTTTGTTCCAAACATGATATCTGGGGCAACACAAGCTGATGCTGCCATTCTCGTGATCGATGCCTCATTTGGCGCATTTGAAGCTGGTATGGATGGTACCAAGGGGCAAACAAGGGAGCATGCACAACTCATTAGAAGTTTTGGTATTGATCAAGTTATAGTTGCAGTCAACAAAATGGATGCTGTGGATTACAGCAAGGAACGGTTTGATTTAATTAAACTGCAATTGGGAGCATTTCTTCATTCTTGTAATTTCAAGGAATCTTCTCTGACGTGGATGCCATTGAGTGCGATGGAAAATCAAAATCTAGTAGCAGCTCCTTCCGAAGTTCGTCTATTATCCTG GTATCGAGGACCTTGTTTGTTGGATGcaattgattttcttcaacCTCCTTCACGGGATCTTTCGAAACCTTTGCTTATGCCCATATGTGATGTTATCAAGCTACCTACAATGGGCCAAGTGTCTGCATGTGGTAAATTGGAGGCTGGAGCCCTTCGAAGTGGATCAAAG GTTTTAGTTATGCCATCTGGAATTGTAGGAACTGTGCGTTCACTAGAGCGTGACTCTCAGGTTTGTGGCGTTGCAAGAGCTGGAGATAATGTAGCTGTCAGTCTGCAGGGCATTGATGGAGGTCATGTGATGGCTGGAGGAGTTTTATGTCACCCTGATTTTCCAGTTGCGGTTGCAAGACATTTGGAGTTGAAGATTCTTGTTTTAGATGTTGTCACACCGATTTTGATTGGGACCCAA TTGGAATTTCACATACATCATGCAAAGGACGCTGCAAGGGTGACGAGGATATTGTCGTTACTTGATCCAAAGACTGGCAAAGCAAGGAAGAAGGGCCCCCGCTGTCTTTTGGCTAAGCAGAATGCCATAATTGAG GTCATTTTGAATGAACCAGTTTGTGTGCAAGAGTTCTCAAATTGCAGAGCTCTTGGAAGAGTTTCTTTACGAGCATTAGGTAGAACGGTTGCCTTAGGAATTGTAACCCGAATAGTTGAAGAGCAGGAATAG